From the Ktedonobacterales bacterium genome, one window contains:
- a CDS encoding ATP-binding protein, whose amino-acid sequence MLDRLAVSNPWWLDPTAINRDRHLRALETSPFRRPLPIVESLRTDAQLVYTLRGPRQVGKTTAAKLLVRRLLEAGIAPRRVMYYALDLEGEPGALEAIVRTGMQTARATPPPAMGLPTYYFILDEISAVPGWQQAIKWLRDNTTAAEAFFLLTGSVASDIRAGAERLPGRRGAEAHLDRILLPLSFGEFASACAPDLSPPPRVLTPADLARPAGAAADALLGNAFLVGRLDDLLQTYLQVGGYPAAVRDHLTTPDGVVSESTSRQLWDMVAGDVSRFRGDPLKALRLIERASVDLGSSVSYNRLATHLGYAVDTVEDYVRRLGESFQLLTLHFFDLSKGAVAPKKNIKLYPVDPLLMQLPRAMLHSTRLPEPSALVESALALALFRAAELDLMEAFHVPRTLFYWRSERASAEREVDFLLDPTGARLAFESKYGNIVQGFDAATLRRVFGGGTLFTRQELRLPTGEGEDTVARIPAALALWLLPPGQAIVGKGPLTA is encoded by the coding sequence ATGCTTGATCGGCTTGCTGTCAGTAATCCCTGGTGGCTCGATCCCACTGCGATCAACCGTGATCGCCATCTGCGCGCGCTGGAGACTTCGCCGTTTCGTCGGCCTTTGCCCATTGTCGAAAGTTTGCGCACCGACGCGCAGCTTGTCTATACGCTGCGTGGACCGCGCCAGGTTGGCAAGACGACGGCGGCCAAGCTCCTGGTGCGCCGCTTGCTGGAGGCAGGCATCGCGCCTCGGCGGGTGATGTACTACGCGCTCGATCTGGAAGGCGAGCCGGGCGCGCTGGAGGCCATCGTTCGCACAGGCATGCAAACGGCGCGAGCCACGCCGCCGCCAGCGATGGGCCTGCCCACCTATTACTTCATTCTCGATGAGATTAGCGCGGTTCCCGGCTGGCAGCAGGCGATCAAGTGGCTGCGCGATAATACCACGGCTGCCGAGGCATTTTTCCTGCTGACCGGCTCGGTTGCCTCGGATATTCGCGCCGGGGCCGAACGGCTGCCTGGTCGGCGCGGCGCGGAGGCGCATCTTGATCGTATCCTGCTGCCCTTGTCCTTTGGCGAGTTTGCCTCGGCCTGCGCGCCCGACCTGTCGCCACCGCCGCGTGTGTTGACTCCGGCTGATCTGGCGCGGCCAGCGGGCGCGGCAGCCGATGCGCTCTTGGGCAATGCGTTCCTGGTCGGGCGCCTGGATGACTTGTTGCAGACGTATCTTCAGGTGGGCGGCTACCCGGCGGCGGTGCGCGATCACCTGACCACGCCCGATGGCGTGGTGAGCGAAAGCACATCGCGCCAGCTTTGGGATATGGTGGCCGGGGATGTCAGCCGCTTTCGCGGCGATCCACTCAAGGCGCTGCGGCTGATCGAGCGGGCCAGCGTTGATCTGGGGTCGTCGGTCAGCTATAACCGGCTGGCGACGCATCTAGGCTACGCGGTGGATACGGTGGAAGATTATGTGCGGCGGCTGGGCGAGTCCTTCCAACTGCTGACCCTGCACTTCTTCGATCTCTCCAAGGGCGCGGTGGCTCCGAAGAAGAATATCAAGCTCTATCCGGTTGATCCACTGCTAATGCAGTTGCCGCGCGCCATGCTCCACAGCACCCGCCTGCCTGAGCCGTCGGCGCTGGTTGAGTCGGCGCTGGCGCTGGCGCTCTTTCGGGCGGCTGAACTGGACCTGATGGAAGCTTTTCATGTGCCGCGCACGCTCTTTTACTGGCGTTCTGAACGGGCCAGCGCCGAGCGCGAAGTGGATTTTCTGCTGGACCCGACAGGCGCGCGGCTGGCGTTTGAGTCAAAGTACGGGAATATCGTTCAGGGCTTTGACGCGGCCACGCTGCGGCGTGTCTTTGGCGGCGGGACGCTCTTTACGCGCCAGGAACTGCGCCTGCCCACCGGGGAGGGAGAGGATACGGTGGCGCGCATCCCGGCGGCGCTGGCGCTCTGGCTGCTGCCGCCGGGGCAGGCGATTGTGGGCAAGGGGCCGCTGACTGCCTAA
- a CDS encoding (2Fe-2S)-binding protein, translating to MIEPKTRATRARTLHLNVNGKRVAAKAEPRMLLSDFLRHELGLTGTHVGCEHGVCGCCTILYNGVPIRSCLMLAVQARGSRIVTVEGLANEDGSLHPIQQAFLDCHGLQCGFCTPGFLMATYAFLKEHSALRMTDEEIRVAIAGNLCRCTGYQGIVRAVRQAAQTMKK from the coding sequence ATGATTGAGCCAAAAACCAGGGCAACGCGAGCCAGGACGCTGCATCTGAACGTGAATGGCAAGCGCGTTGCCGCCAAGGCCGAGCCGCGCATGCTCTTGAGCGATTTTTTGCGGCATGAACTGGGGCTGACGGGTACCCATGTGGGCTGCGAACATGGCGTCTGCGGCTGCTGTACCATTTTATATAACGGGGTGCCTATCCGCTCCTGCTTGATGCTGGCGGTGCAGGCCAGGGGGTCGCGCATCGTCACCGTCGAGGGATTGGCGAACGAAGATGGCTCGCTGCACCCCATCCAGCAAGCGTTTCTGGATTGTCACGGGCTGCAATGCGGCTTCTGCACGCCAGGCTTTTTGATGGCAACCTATGCCTTCCTGAAAGAACATTCTGCGCTGCGTATGACCGATGAGGAGATTCGCGTAGCGATTGCCGGAAATCTCTGCCGCTGTACGGGCTACCAGGGCATTGTGCGCGCTGTGCGCCAGGCCGCGCAAACAATGAAGAAATAA
- a CDS encoding TetR/AcrR family transcriptional regulator: MTAPARDDIRDKRAAIIESARTLFAKQGYEETTIAEIARAAGVAVGTVYLYFENKRQILIEVSVSLNTAIAAVMQSSELLTLPIRQVPRLLIEESFRTCHQNLSVMSLFQVNVPSPEEMSQLRVADQQLADALDQFFRQTIERGLLKPFDTSSYAQMIIALVSAVMKQCFGIEHGKHEELYRERLIELIERLFFGPPIQGEEEQAGGAKNDTQ, encoded by the coding sequence ATGACAGCACCTGCACGCGACGACATACGCGACAAACGCGCGGCCATCATCGAGTCGGCGCGCACGCTCTTTGCGAAGCAGGGATACGAAGAAACAACCATTGCAGAGATCGCGCGCGCAGCCGGTGTGGCTGTCGGAACCGTTTATCTATATTTTGAGAATAAGCGCCAGATTCTGATAGAGGTGTCGGTTTCTCTGAACACAGCGATTGCAGCGGTAATGCAATCCTCTGAATTGCTGACCCTACCGATCCGCCAGGTTCCGCGCCTGCTCATCGAGGAGTCTTTTCGTACCTGTCATCAGAATCTCAGCGTCATGTCGCTTTTCCAGGTGAACGTGCCATCACCCGAAGAGATGTCACAGCTCAGGGTTGCTGACCAGCAGCTTGCAGACGCGCTGGATCAGTTCTTTCGGCAGACGATTGAACGCGGCTTACTCAAACCCTTTGATACGAGCAGCTACGCTCAGATGATCATTGCCCTGGTGAGCGCCGTCATGAAGCAGTGCTTTGGCATCGAGCATGGCAAACATGAGGAACTCTACCGCGAGCGGCTGATTGAATTGATCGAGCGGCTCTTTTTCGGCCCGCCCATCCAGGGAGAAGAAGAACAGGCTGGAGGAGCGAAAAATGATACGCAGTAA
- a CDS encoding solute carrier family 23 protein, which yields MAISVKGMFTWTEKREGVIAPNERLPWGSSIALGLQHVLAMFGATVVAPLIMGFPPNTAIFFSGIGTLIFFLIVGGNVPSYVGSSFSFIAVVLTAEAQYGGISAALGGIIICGVVYAIIGLITIVAGTRWIDILMPPAVTGTVVMIIGLNLATAGVAYITSPGASTNDVWIAIITIAAAVLSAVYLPGFLRRLPILIGGIVGYIVAIPLKHIDFSSVGQADWFGLPKFTGPTFNGSAMLLIAPIAIVLVAENTGHIKAVGTITGRNLDKYLGRGFLGDAVATIVSGFGGGTGVTTYAENIGVMAMTRVYSTVIFIIAAFVAILLGLCPKFGALIGIIPGQAQGVLTGLSIVLFGLIAATGGRIWVESKVDFGKSRNLMTAGVGLILATGGYVLHIGDFDLVAIPLATFATIILYQVLRDPKEQAEKPAEAAVGTPGGAAAEGGVASS from the coding sequence ATGGCGATTTCCGTCAAGGGCATGTTCACATGGACGGAGAAACGCGAAGGCGTGATTGCGCCAAACGAGCGATTACCCTGGGGCAGCAGCATTGCGCTGGGCCTCCAGCACGTGCTCGCCATGTTTGGCGCAACGGTGGTCGCGCCTCTCATCATGGGTTTTCCTCCCAATACGGCAATCTTCTTTTCGGGCATCGGCACGCTGATCTTTTTCCTGATTGTGGGAGGAAACGTTCCGAGCTATGTCGGGTCCAGCTTTTCCTTCATTGCCGTGGTGCTGACAGCCGAGGCTCAATATGGCGGCATTTCAGCGGCTCTGGGCGGTATCATTATCTGTGGGGTGGTGTACGCGATCATTGGCCTGATTACGATAGTTGCTGGAACGCGCTGGATCGACATCTTGATGCCCCCAGCCGTGACCGGCACCGTCGTGATGATTATCGGCCTGAACCTGGCGACGGCTGGCGTCGCCTATATCACTTCCCCTGGCGCTTCAACGAACGATGTCTGGATCGCCATCATCACCATAGCAGCGGCGGTCCTCTCGGCGGTCTATCTGCCGGGGTTCTTGCGCCGCTTGCCGATTCTGATTGGTGGCATTGTTGGCTATATCGTCGCTATCCCGCTGAAGCATATTGATTTTTCTTCGGTGGGCCAGGCTGATTGGTTTGGGCTGCCCAAGTTTACTGGTCCGACATTCAATGGGTCGGCCATGCTCTTGATTGCGCCCATTGCCATTGTGCTGGTGGCAGAGAACACCGGCCATATCAAGGCGGTGGGTACGATTACCGGGCGCAACCTGGATAAATACCTGGGGCGCGGCTTCCTGGGTGATGCCGTGGCGACGATTGTTTCTGGCTTCGGCGGCGGAACGGGCGTCACCACCTATGCTGAAAATATCGGCGTGATGGCGATGACGCGCGTCTACTCGACAGTGATCTTTATCATTGCCGCCTTCGTGGCGATTCTGCTGGGGCTGTGTCCCAAGTTTGGCGCTTTGATCGGGATCATTCCGGGTCAGGCGCAAGGCGTTCTCACCGGGTTGTCCATTGTGCTGTTCGGCTTGATTGCCGCAACGGGTGGACGTATCTGGGTGGAAAGCAAAGTGGATTTTGGCAAGTCGCGCAACCTCATGACGGCAGGCGTCGGCTTGATTCTGGCGACCGGCGGCTATGTGCTGCACATCGGAGACTTCGATCTGGTGGCTATTCCCCTGGCGACTTTCGCCACCATTATTCTCTATCAGGTGCTGCGCGACCCCAAAGAACAGGCTGAGAAGCCAGCGGAGGCGGCAGTAGGAACACCTGGCGGCGCGGCGGCAGAGGGTGGCGTGGCATCAAGCTGA
- a CDS encoding secondary thiamine-phosphate synthase enzyme YjbQ: MKTHTKYLTFNTKQRRELLHITPQVAEAVRESGIKEGFVLVSAMHITAGVFVNDNEPGLHSDIMEWLEHLAPAKPGYRHHQTGEDNADAHLKSLLVHHEVIVPITAGQLDLGTWQRIFYAEFDGQRSKRVILKIMGE; this comes from the coding sequence ATGAAAACCCACACGAAATATCTCACCTTCAACACAAAGCAGCGCCGCGAACTGCTGCACATCACACCGCAGGTAGCCGAGGCCGTGCGCGAAAGCGGCATCAAGGAAGGCTTTGTGCTGGTTTCGGCCATGCACATTACGGCAGGCGTCTTTGTCAACGACAACGAGCCTGGTCTGCACAGCGACATCATGGAGTGGCTGGAGCATCTGGCCCCGGCGAAGCCCGGCTATCGGCATCACCAGACCGGCGAAGACAACGCCGACGCGCACCTGAAATCGCTGCTGGTGCATCATGAAGTGATCGTACCCATTACAGCGGGGCAGCTTGATCTGGGAACCTGGCAGCGCATCTTCTACGCCGAATTTGACGGTCAGCGATCCAAGCGCGTCATCCTGAAAATTATGGGCGAATAA
- a CDS encoding iron-sulfur cluster assembly protein, which translates to MADTANEVEQTGQTIDINQDAVIDALRECYDPEIPVNIVDLGLVYEVNIGVDSVGVVMTLTAMGCPVAGEVMAEVEARLLEVPGVKKAKVELTFDPPWTPDRMSEDARWELGIG; encoded by the coding sequence ATGGCCGATACCGCCAACGAAGTAGAACAAACCGGACAAACCATTGACATCAACCAGGATGCCGTCATTGACGCCCTGCGCGAATGCTATGACCCGGAGATTCCCGTCAACATCGTCGATCTTGGCCTGGTCTACGAAGTCAATATCGGTGTTGACAGTGTGGGCGTCGTCATGACCCTGACGGCTATGGGCTGCCCGGTGGCGGGTGAGGTCATGGCCGAGGTCGAGGCCCGGCTGCTGGAAGTGCCGGGCGTCAAGAAGGCCAAGGTCGAATTGACCTTCGACCCGCCCTGGACGCCTGATCGCATGTCTGAAGACGCCAGATGGGAACTGGGCATCGGTTAG
- a CDS encoding septum formation initiator family protein: MSSDQQDFLERQEARRRRMQQRQSQQPASGRSSRPAGESDEAASRQTGDRAQAAARGKSAAAKPPAPPSQARLSSTAAARKAGSAAPAETKRKADRLDAEKQPAPTRNSGGLEGRLLAERPEGRRAAARREELAGLPPLPQEPRPSLLARLILWGTAAICGLLILATIGEAWTVHRLNQQVAANQQAADQLQAQNQALANTIQQLQQPSTIEAEARKLGFIFPGDQPVVIVTTTPAPASPKQTAPPSSDWFGFWTDWLKLFFGG; this comes from the coding sequence ATGAGCAGTGACCAGCAAGATTTTCTGGAGCGCCAGGAGGCGCGTCGGCGGCGCATGCAGCAGCGCCAGAGCCAGCAGCCCGCTTCGGGCCGCTCGTCTCGCCCGGCTGGTGAAAGCGACGAAGCAGCCAGTCGCCAAACTGGAGATCGGGCGCAGGCCGCCGCCAGGGGAAAATCTGCGGCGGCTAAACCGCCTGCGCCGCCATCGCAAGCGCGGTTGTCTTCGACAGCGGCGGCCAGGAAGGCTGGCAGCGCCGCGCCAGCGGAGACAAAGCGCAAAGCGGACCGCCTGGACGCCGAGAAGCAGCCAGCGCCAACCAGAAACTCTGGCGGCCTGGAAGGGCGTTTGCTGGCAGAGAGGCCAGAGGGCAGACGCGCCGCCGCGAGACGCGAGGAACTGGCCGGTCTGCCGCCGCTCCCGCAGGAGCCGAGACCCTCGCTGCTGGCGCGCCTGATTCTCTGGGGTACGGCGGCGATCTGTGGCTTGCTGATTCTGGCAACCATTGGCGAAGCCTGGACCGTCCATCGCCTCAATCAGCAGGTGGCTGCCAACCAGCAGGCCGCCGATCAATTGCAGGCGCAGAATCAGGCGCTTGCCAACACGATTCAGCAGCTTCAGCAGCCGTCAACTATTGAAGCGGAGGCGCGCAAGCTGGGCTTTATCTTTCCTGGCGATCAGCCGGTGGTTATCGTCACAACGACACCAGCGCCAGCGTCGCCAAAGCAAACCGCGCCGCCCTCATCAGACTGGTTTGGCTTCTGGACGGATTGGCTCAAGCTGTTCTTTGGGGGATAG
- a CDS encoding cyclase family protein has product MIPVDLSHARVIDLSQNWDMHTPGFATYEGPTIKWIKRVAFDKVGGQHIASTLHVGTHLDAPMHFVTNGQDIASIPIDTLFGPAVVVDLEKLGIGDYQLYGPTHFEEWERKTGIRIERGDILVIHTGYHKYYPSNWYGESQYDETRYFIKHPGPTRAFADWVLERGISWLAVDAGSADHPMNTVIRKVRPDLAEEAEQALGRKLDDIFPVRDYQVMHYHLFPHNVFHAENVGGQIDDVLDQRLWIGCFPWRFAGGEAAFCRVVAFVQA; this is encoded by the coding sequence ATGATACCCGTTGATCTCTCCCATGCGCGGGTCATTGATCTCTCCCAGAACTGGGATATGCACACGCCAGGGTTTGCCACCTATGAAGGCCCGACGATTAAGTGGATTAAACGGGTGGCCTTCGATAAAGTCGGCGGCCAGCATATCGCCTCCACCCTGCATGTAGGCACCCATCTGGACGCCCCCATGCACTTTGTCACCAACGGCCAGGATATTGCCAGCATCCCCATTGATACGTTGTTTGGTCCGGCGGTGGTGGTTGACCTGGAAAAGCTGGGCATTGGCGATTATCAACTCTATGGGCCGACTCATTTCGAGGAATGGGAGCGCAAGACTGGCATTCGCATCGAGCGCGGCGATATTCTGGTCATTCACACCGGCTACCACAAATATTATCCCAGCAACTGGTACGGCGAGAGCCAGTACGATGAGACCCGCTATTTTATCAAACACCCAGGCCCAACCCGCGCCTTTGCCGATTGGGTGCTGGAGCGCGGCATCTCCTGGCTGGCCGTTGATGCTGGCTCCGCCGATCATCCCATGAACACCGTCATTCGCAAGGTGCGGCCTGATCTGGCCGAAGAGGCCGAACAGGCGCTTGGCCGCAAACTGGACGACATTTTTCCAGTGCGCGATTATCAGGTCATGCACTATCATCTCTTCCCTCATAACGTCTTTCACGCCGAAAACGTCGGCGGCCAGATTGATGATGTCCTCGATCAACGGCTCTGGATCGGGTGCTTCCCCTGGCGCTTTGCCGGTGGGGAGGCGGCGTTCTGCCGCGTGGTGGCTTTTGTGCAGGCATAG
- a CDS encoding xanthine dehydrogenase family protein subunit M — protein sequence MKPAAFAYYEPTTKAEALELLGELRWGAKVLAGGQSLVPMMNMRLAKPEAIIDINRVKELAYIKEAEAGLMIGALTRQRAIERSRVVKKRSPLLAEAILFVGHPPIRSRGSVGGSLAHADPAAELPAVLLALDGWVHATGPSGTRRIPAAELFVGPLLTSLQPDELLTEAWFPFLPPGTGTAFLEVTRRHGDFALVGVAACLTIDQQGICTRAAVALLGAGETQVRSAQAEACLVGYQMDGQAIEAAAAAAMASLEPVGDIHGSPEYRKQVAGVLTRRALGIAWGRARRRSQL from the coding sequence GTGAAACCAGCAGCATTTGCCTATTATGAGCCGACGACGAAAGCCGAGGCTCTGGAACTCCTGGGAGAGTTGAGGTGGGGAGCAAAAGTGCTGGCGGGAGGGCAGAGCCTGGTTCCCATGATGAATATGCGCCTGGCAAAACCAGAGGCGATCATTGATATTAACCGGGTGAAAGAGCTGGCCTATATTAAAGAAGCCGAAGCTGGCCTGATGATTGGCGCGCTGACCCGTCAGCGCGCTATCGAGCGTTCGCGGGTGGTCAAGAAACGCTCCCCGCTGCTGGCCGAGGCGATTCTTTTTGTGGGGCATCCGCCCATTCGCTCGCGGGGAAGTGTTGGCGGCAGCCTCGCCCACGCCGATCCCGCAGCAGAGCTTCCGGCGGTGCTGCTGGCCCTGGATGGCTGGGTACATGCCACCGGCCCCAGCGGGACACGCCGTATTCCTGCCGCTGAGCTTTTTGTGGGGCCGCTGCTCACATCCCTTCAGCCAGATGAACTGCTGACCGAAGCCTGGTTTCCCTTCCTGCCGCCGGGGACGGGAACAGCCTTTCTGGAAGTGACCAGACGACACGGCGATTTTGCGCTGGTCGGCGTCGCTGCCTGCCTGACGATTGACCAGCAGGGCATATGTACCAGGGCTGCGGTGGCCTTGCTGGGCGCGGGCGAAACACAGGTGCGCTCGGCGCAGGCAGAAGCCTGTCTGGTGGGCTATCAAATGGATGGGCAGGCGATTGAGGCGGCAGCCGCTGCCGCGATGGCATCCCTGGAGCCGGTGGGCGATATTCACGGCTCGCCGGAATACCGGAAACAAGTGGCAGGTGTGCTGACGCGCCGGGCGCTCGGCATCGCCTGGGGGCGGGCGCGCCGAAGGAGCCAGCTATGA
- the cutA gene encoding aerobic carbon-monoxide dehydrogenase large subunit — translation MTTKLLGEPIKRLEDPRLLKGQGQFVDDIHRPGMLHGAVLRSQHAHARIKRLDVSKARGLPGVQLVLTADDLGPAGGSLPLLIPHPALTQPRTQRALADDEVRYVGEAVAFVVARNRYIAEDALELIEIEYDPLPVVAALDAAIREDTPLAHADVPRNIAAHLVQTVGDPDAAFARAAYIVKDRIRMDRGAAHPMETRGIVAEWDDAAETLTCWISTQGPIPIKNGLAMLFHLPEHKVRVMAPDVGGGFGPKIMMFYPEEILAPMAAMRLNRPVKWIEDRIEHFISTNHEREQIHDIEIAFDKDGRILGVRDTFLHDTGAFSPYGIITPLITATQVPNNYKVPNYRVEFTVAYTNKVPVSPYRGAGRPHGVFAMERLLDKAAHEIGLDRAEIRRRNFVQPDEFPHDVGLIFQDGGPTTYDSGNYPEVQARALNMIGWDSFKKQQARAQGRYLGIGLANYVEGTGIGPYEGAQVRVDVRGHVFVSTAASTQGQGHYTTFAQIAASELGVPLEKVTVTTGDSTQFRWGSGTYASRALTVAGNAVGLAARAVREKAAQLAADLLEVSPEELEFENGVVSVKGAPGRSYSLAALAVASNPIRYAYGEVPKLPAEPLPRQGPALVPGKEPGLEAIRYYSPPHAAFASGCHAAIVEVDADTGMVKILKYAVVHDCGVMVNPLVVEGQVYGGVAQGVGGALYEKLDYDEEGQLRSGTYMDFLIPYATEVPHIETDHVETPSPLNPLGIKGAGEAGAIPTPAALVSAIEDALSPLGIHITQAPVKPDMLRELIAEKRAQAR, via the coding sequence ATGACGACAAAATTGCTCGGTGAACCCATCAAGCGGCTCGAAGACCCCCGGCTGTTGAAGGGCCAGGGCCAGTTCGTTGACGATATTCACCGGCCTGGGATGCTGCATGGCGCGGTCTTGCGCAGCCAGCATGCCCACGCCCGCATCAAACGACTGGATGTCAGCAAGGCGCGAGGGCTGCCTGGCGTGCAACTGGTGCTGACGGCGGATGATCTGGGGCCAGCAGGCGGCTCGCTGCCGCTGCTCATTCCCCATCCGGCGCTCACCCAGCCGCGCACCCAGCGCGCGCTGGCCGATGATGAGGTGCGCTATGTTGGCGAAGCGGTGGCTTTTGTCGTCGCCAGAAACCGCTATATCGCTGAAGACGCGCTGGAACTGATCGAGATCGAATATGATCCGCTGCCCGTCGTCGCTGCGCTTGATGCAGCCATCCGCGAAGATACGCCGCTGGCGCATGCGGATGTGCCGCGCAATATCGCCGCGCATCTGGTGCAGACGGTGGGCGATCCCGATGCCGCTTTTGCGCGGGCGGCCTATATCGTCAAAGACCGCATCCGCATGGACCGGGGCGCTGCCCACCCGATGGAGACGCGCGGCATCGTGGCCGAGTGGGACGACGCGGCAGAAACCCTGACCTGCTGGATTTCCACTCAGGGACCGATTCCCATCAAGAACGGGCTGGCGATGCTCTTCCATCTGCCAGAGCATAAGGTGCGCGTGATGGCCCCCGATGTGGGCGGCGGCTTCGGGCCGAAAATCATGATGTTCTATCCCGAAGAGATTCTCGCGCCGATGGCCGCGATGCGTCTGAATCGTCCGGTCAAGTGGATCGAGGACCGCATCGAGCATTTTATTTCGACTAACCACGAGCGCGAGCAGATTCATGATATTGAGATCGCCTTTGATAAGGATGGGCGTATCCTGGGTGTCCGCGATACCTTTCTGCACGATACCGGCGCGTTTAGCCCCTATGGCATCATCACGCCGCTGATTACGGCAACGCAGGTACCCAATAATTATAAAGTCCCCAATTATCGCGTGGAGTTTACCGTCGCCTATACCAATAAAGTGCCGGTCAGCCCCTATCGCGGCGCGGGCCGACCACACGGCGTCTTTGCAATGGAGCGCCTGCTGGATAAAGCGGCCCACGAAATCGGCCTGGACCGCGCCGAGATTCGACGGCGCAATTTTGTCCAGCCGGACGAGTTCCCCCATGACGTGGGCCTGATCTTTCAGGATGGCGGCCCAACCACCTACGACAGCGGCAATTACCCGGAGGTCCAGGCGCGGGCGCTCAACATGATCGGCTGGGACAGTTTTAAGAAGCAGCAGGCGCGGGCGCAGGGGCGCTACCTGGGGATCGGCCTGGCAAATTATGTAGAAGGCACCGGCATTGGCCCCTATGAGGGGGCGCAGGTGCGCGTTGATGTGCGCGGGCATGTCTTCGTGTCCACCGCCGCCTCAACGCAGGGGCAGGGCCACTACACCACCTTCGCCCAGATTGCGGCGAGTGAACTGGGCGTACCCCTGGAGAAAGTGACGGTCACAACCGGCGATTCGACACAGTTCCGCTGGGGTTCAGGTACCTATGCCAGCCGGGCGCTGACTGTTGCAGGCAATGCTGTAGGTCTGGCGGCGCGCGCGGTGCGCGAGAAAGCCGCGCAGCTTGCCGCCGATCTGCTGGAGGTCAGCCCGGAAGAACTGGAGTTCGAGAACGGCGTCGTTTCGGTGAAGGGCGCCCCTGGCAGATCGTATTCGCTGGCGGCGCTGGCGGTAGCCTCCAACCCGATTCGCTACGCCTATGGCGAAGTCCCTAAACTGCCAGCGGAGCCGCTGCCGCGCCAGGGACCGGCGCTTGTTCCAGGCAAGGAGCCGGGGCTGGAAGCCATTCGCTACTACAGCCCACCGCACGCGGCCTTTGCCAGCGGCTGCCATGCCGCCATCGTCGAGGTTGACGCCGATACCGGCATGGTCAAGATTCTCAAGTACGCCGTTGTCCACGATTGCGGCGTGATGGTCAATCCGCTGGTGGTGGAGGGTCAGGTCTATGGCGGCGTGGCGCAGGGGGTCGGCGGCGCGCTCTATGAGAAGCTGGACTACGATGAAGAAGGGCAGTTGCGCAGTGGCACCTATATGGACTTCCTGATCCCCTACGCGACAGAGGTGCCCCATATCGAGACCGACCATGTGGAGACACCTTCACCGCTGAACCCGCTGGGCATCAAAGGCGCGGGCGAGGCCGGGGCCATCCCCACCCCTGCCGCGCTGGTCTCGGCGATTGAGGATGCCCTGTCGCCGCTGGGTATCCATATCACCCAGGCGCCGGTGAAGCCCGATATGCTGCGCGAGCTGATTGCCGAAAAGCGGGCGCAGGCCCGTTGA